A part of Haliotis asinina isolate JCU_RB_2024 chromosome 10, JCU_Hal_asi_v2, whole genome shotgun sequence genomic DNA contains:
- the LOC137298310 gene encoding ubiquitin carboxyl-terminal hydrolase 1-like has translation MVVADDDNHGQVRKRPRLSLKGKGKNASSATAAVDDSHGFQGTTPQDICERSEEAEPVQTHDGNTTEDLVNQSESFAPDEGSTVPPVASLENLGNTCFLNSVLQILRYTPGFLDGLGELYREIIVVEKTMKRHKEATETEEEKEPPLALELVKQLFKLYKNMEKREERYCEIASADVTSMAVKPDKVLDIIREFNPMFEGNLQHDAQELLRCLLCYLEDAEKELHQTQLDLIASIPISLMPAQLAPINPIMQRFLAAGKKCEKPSSTVSKPPVNGSGDSLSKETVKTQLFNGEMTDEVDGMVMTNGGHEICGSKVCELSAEGSVTVSCNKNRKRSRSRSKSLPRVEDPAKGVSTFDNDVNEHPEKSSSKALSEMKTSEPVKKGRKRRSKGRDDSGASKDDFENESKEKCDDVADTGDHKKCRRRKNIQLVTSSEDGPKKTCSEAPHCGGDKSQRSILSMLTKSGRRLGMRGRVVKKEPEAVGTDTVSVKQEPQTVEDESDDMMDEDEVSFPKLNASPRKSEMCVKSPSKLSQDFSQMTCKSPSKSDDRNGSVDVKQPMLKLQKCDHVCNSPLKSVKATIAMNILSPAKRQVNFDIDEDDSNNLDDSDDDSLGHLKSVPVKPLSVKVEKCDRVCDSPQKSVSAQLAMKYLSGHKLPKMDFVEKLFQGTMMLRTRCLECEFFRERKEEFQDVSVPLRREQKSDDEEEHDEDSDDDDSCLSKLMSAFTEVERLRDDNKYYCDMCRCYVEAERSLHYDQLPEILTLHLKRFSASSGMFGCVSKINDHVTIPLSLPCLRYKCPKPCCRPDHRYNLYGIVTHAGVTISSGHYLSYVRVDSGPVSSQQPLASFIKTEWSPVKEDKQDDKEVDSDPSTVQWFECDDESIRIHSDKNFRDCLTSENSSLLGTPYVLFYQRVN, from the exons ATGGTTGTTGCTGATGATGACAATCATGGGCAGGTCAGAAAGAGGCCTCGTCTGTCATTGAAAGGAAAGGGGAAGAATGCAAGTTCTGCTACAGCTGCTGTTGATGACTCACATGGATTCCAGGGAACCACCCCACAAGATATATGTGAAAG ATCGGAGGAAGCTGAGCCAGTTCAGACCCATGATGGCAACACCACTGAGGACCTAGTAAACCAGTCCGAAAGTTTTGCACCAGATGAAGGGTCAACTGTACCACCTGTAGCATCCCTTGAGAACTTGG GCAACACCTGCTTCCTGAACAGTGTGCTCCAGATTCTGCGATACACCCCAGGATTCCTGGATGGTCTTGGAGAGTTGTATCGGGAGATCATTGTGGTTGAGAAGACGATGAAACGTCATAAAGAGGCCACAGAAACAGAGGAGGAGAAAGAACCACCTCTCGCACTTGAGTTGGTCAAGCAACTGTTCAAG CTGTACAAAAACATGGAGAAGAGAGAGGAGAGATATTGTGAGATAGCCAGTGCAGATGTTACGAGTATGGCTGTCAAACCAGACAAAGTGCTGGATATTATACG AGAGTTTAATCCAATGTTCGAGGGCAACCTGCAGCATGATGCCCAGGAGCTGCTAAGATGCCTGCTGTGTTATCTAGAAGATGCTGAGAAGGAACTCCATCAGACTCAGCTGGACCTTATAGCCTCAATACCCATCAGTCTAATGCCAGCTCAACTTGCTCCAATCAATCCCATCATGCAACGCTTCCTGGCAGCTGGGAAGAAATGTGAGAAGCCATCATCCACTGTTAGTAAGCCTCCTGTTAATGGAAGTGGTGATAGTCTATCAAAGGAAACTGTCAAGACCCAGCTGTTCAATGGGGAAATGACTGATGAAGTGGATGGTATGGTGATGACCAATGGAGGACATGAAATATGTGGctcaaaagtgtgtgaactctCAGCAGAAGGAAGTGTAACAGTATCATGCAACAAGAATCGGAAACGTAGCCGCTCTCGTTCAAAATCTCTACCAAGAGTGGAGGATCCGGCCAAAGGTGTTTCTACATTTGACAATGATGTCAACGAACATCCAGAAAAGTCCAGTTCCAAGGCTTTGTCAGAAATGAAAACTTCTGAACCTGTTAAGAAAGGAAGAAAGAGACGATCAAAAGGAAGGGATGACTCAGGAGCATCCAAggatgattttgaaaatgaaagcaAAGAAAAATGTGATGATGTTGCAGATACTGGAGATCACAAGAAATGTAGACGAAGGAAGAACATTCAGCTTGTTACATCCAGTGAAGATGGCCCTAAGAAGACCTGTTCTGAAGCTCCTCATTGTGGGGGTGATAAATCTCAGCGAAGTATATTGTCCATGTTAACTAAGTCAGGGCGGAGGCTTGGTATGAGAGGAAGAGTTGTTAAGAAAGAACCTGAAGCAGTGGGCACTGACACTGTCAGTGTCAAACAAGAACCTCAAACTGTGGAGGATGAATCTGATGACATGATGGATGAAGATGAAGTTTCTTTTCCAAAGCTAAATGCTTCTCCTaggaaatctgaaatgtgtgtaaaGTCACCATCCAAATTAAGTCAGGACTTTTCCCAAATGACCTGTAAGTCACCATCAAAGTCTGATGACAGGAACGGATCAGTGGATGTGAAGCAGCCTATGTTAAAGTTACAGAAGTGTGATCATGTGTGTAACAGTCCTCTGAAAAGTGTGAAGGCCACAATAGCCATGAATATTCTCAGCCCAGCAAAACGGCAAGTTAACTTTGATATAGATGAGGATGATTCAAATAACCtagatgatagtgatgatgactCTTTAGGACATCTTAAATCAGTTCCAGTGAAACCCTTGTCTGTGAAAGTTGAAAAGTGTGACCGGGTGTGTGATAGCCCCCAGAAGTCAGTCAGTGCTCAGTTGGCCATGAAGTACCTATCTGGCCACAAGTTACCAAAAATGGACTTTGTAGAAAAGCTTTTTCAGGGAACGATGATGTTGAGAACCAGGTGCCTGGAGTGTGAGTTTTTTCGTGAGAGGAAGGAGGAGTTTCAGGATGTCAGTGTTCCCTTGAGGCGAGAGCAGAAGTCAGATGATGAGGAGGAACATGATGAGGATTCCG ATGACGATGACTCCTGCCTGTCCAAGCTGATGTCAGCATTTACTGAGGTTGAGCGTCTGCGTGATGACAACAAATACTATTGTGACATGTGTAGATGCTATGTGGAGGCTGAGCGGTCTCTCCACTATGACCAGCTACCTGAGATCCTAACACTTCATCTCAAAAGATTTTCAGCATCATCAGG tatgTTTGGATGCGTGTCCAAGATCAATGACCATGTGACAATCCCCCTGTCGCTGCCATGCCTTAGATACAAGTGCCCCAAGCCGTGCTGTCGACCTGATCATAG GTACAACCTCTACGGTATAGTGACACATGCTGGGGTGACGATATCATCTGGCCACTACCTGTCTTATGTCCGTGTCGACTCAGGACCTGTCTCATCTCAGCAACCTCTTGCCAGTTTCATCAAGACAGAATGGTCACCGGTGAAGGAAGATAAGCAAGATGACAAAGAGGTGGATAGTGATCCCTCCACTGTGCAATGGTTTGAGTGTGATGATGAATCTATACGCATTCACTCGGACAAGAATTTCCGGGACTGTCTGACCTCAGAAAACAGTTCACTTCTCGGGACACCATATGTCTTGTTCTATCAGCGTGTCAACTAG